TTGTAGTCTTTTTATGGTGGGAGCGAAGAAGAATCAAAAAAGGTATGGAACCATTATCAGATATAAGCCTACTGAAAAATCGTGTGTTTGGGCTGGGAAACCTGAATTCGGTTATACAGCAGATACCACTGGCCGGCTTTCTTTTCATCATACCGGTATTCCTGCAGCAGGTTACCAAACTAAGTGCTTTTGATACTGGTTTGGCCCTCCTGCCCGCCTCAATAACTATCCTTGTCTTTTCACTCATTGGTGCTAAATTATCATCCTCTCTTGAGTCCAAATATATTATTATGGTTGGATTTTTGATTGCAGCAGGAGGAACATACATACTGGGAGGAGTGTTCAACATTAACACGCAGATAATAGATCTGGTGCCTGGTACTGTAGTCTTTGGTGTGGGTGTGGGTTTACTGCTTTCCCAGTTAACCAATATCACCATGTCAGCAGCAGGAGATGACCAGGAAACTGATGCTTCTGGATTACTCAATTGCTTCAAAAATCTGGGTTACTCCCTGGGAACTGCCCTTATCGGAGTTTTACTCTTGCTGGGCATATTCGGTGGATTGACATCTGGAATAGAAACAGCTGGAGTAGCCAGTAACATGTCCACTCAAGAAATTCAGGAGGGTCTTATAGGCTACGTGGAAAAAATGCAAACTGGTACTCCTTCCATACCACCTGAACTGGTACCCTACTCAGCCCAGATCATTGATTCATCCATAAGCTCTGCAATGAAACAGACATTCACTGTTTTATCATTGATCCTGCTTTTAGGATTCATTACCAGCATATTTTTACCATCAAAGAAAAAAGCAGGTTGAATTTGATGAGCATATGAAAAAGTGAATAAAAAGAAAACAGATGTCCCGGTTATTTGTAAATGGGAAAACTCTTAAAAGAAAAAAGAAAAAAATAATATATAAGAATTTAAAGGGAGTTGGGAAAAATGAGCAATCAAATAAACGGTATTTTAATGATGGTACTGGGTGTTATACTGGCAATTCTTTACTTTGCTTTGCCCACATTTTTAGTGTACACCTACTGGCTGGCAATTATAATAATTTTGGGATACGGTTTCTACACCTACCAGAAAAGGGGATAGTTTTACACTACCCTAATTTATTTTACACTACCCCTGTTTTTCCTTCTTTTTTTGAAATTTTTCCTTTAATTTTGTCAAAACCTTAATTTTGTCAAAATCTTATTCATTTGGTTTTAGAACTTTTTCACCATACCAGTTCACTCCCCAAGCACCCAAAGGTGCTGTGAAAAGTATGGCAATCACTGCTATAGCCAGAATTTCCGGACCTGTGGCCACCCCCATGGAAAGGGGTATTGCCCCTATGGCTGCCTGGACTGTGGCTTTAGGTGTGTATGCAATTATGCAGAAGATTTTCTCCCTTAAATTGAGTTTTGACCCCATTAGTGACAGGTAAACCCCGGCACTGCGTGCAGTTAAACCAATTAAGATTATGGCAAGACCAACCACTGCAAATGAGGCTGCCAGTTGAATATTCACCTGTGCTCCAACCAGTACAAAGAGTAGTATTTCTGCAAATATCCATATTTTATCCAGTTTACTTGATATTTCCATTCCCAGTTCTGGCATTTTCTCCAGTATCACAAACCCAATTACCATAACGCCTATCAGAGCTGCAATAGGAACCATACTACTTAAAACATCCCCTAAATTCTTTAATAGAATAGCAGATGCTAAAATTATCAATGTTTTCTCTGTATTACGTATATTAAAGCGTTTGAAGACGAATATCAGGATGACTGCAGTGATCAAACCGAACAAAATTCCCAGTGCAAATTGTAGGGGGATGCTGAGGAAGGTCATTAAGTAATTTACGTGCTGACTTCCGTACATCCCCGCGAATATTGAAAACAGGGTTATGGACAGGACATTATCCACAGATGCACCGGTTAATATGATAAGTGGGATTTCTTTCTGGGTTCCCATTCTCCTTTTTATAAAGGAAAGCATCTGTGGGACGATAACTGCAGGAGATGCAGCTGCAATGATAAATCCTAACATCCCGGCATCAACAAGGGAAAACCCCATGAGATAACAGGATACAAACATTACAGTTAATCCCTCCATCAAATCAGGGATAAAGCTCATTTTAACCGCGGACATTCCTACCTTACGCAGTCCCTCCATGTGGATGCCAAAACCTGCCCTCAAAAGGATTATTATAAGTGCGATTGCCCTTAAATCTCCAGATATATTAAGTATGGCGTTATCAATTAGGTTAAAACCATAAGGGCCAATTATTATGCCCAAAAATAGCATTCCCAATAATCCTGGAAGTTTAACCTTTTTGAAGATTTTGCTTGAGAGTAAACCGAGTAAGATTATGATGGCTACGCTAAAGGCAACATGTTGAAATTCCATTTAGAAACACTTCCTGATTAAATAGTTTGTAGAGGAGTATTTTCCAACTGAAATTCAACTATTTTAGTCTTGAATTTATCTTTACCATTCAAATAATAAACGTAATTCAAAATAGTTGGGTATTTTAAAATAGAATGATATTTTAAGATAGTATTACCTAGTAATGCATTTTTATCTAACATTTTTGCTTCTTCCTTTGTTTTTTCAAGTTTTCCAGGAGTCATCAGCTTCTTATAAAAGCATTTAATGGTGAACCCCATCACCGAAAGTAACTGTTAGGGTTTTTTTATATATAAATCTTTTGAGTGAGTTAACTTTTCAAGCAAGTTTAATTACTTAAAATAAAGTGGAAGTACTAGTAAATTTTAAGGCTAATTTTTTAGCTTAATATTATCCTTTCCTATCCTTTCCTGATTTAATTATCATCCAGAATGAATTTATAAAAAAACAAATATGATTAAGCACATACATATTAGCCGGGAACCATATGACAGATGTCGAAATCTTCTTGGTGGGGGATGATGCTGTTGAGGTCATGGATACTAAAAGGATTCTTGAATCTTTTGATTATTCAGTATCTTACATGGCCGGTGAAGGCGAAGAAGTAATTAATAAAGCATTAGAAATAATGCCGGATCTCATTTTAATGGACCTTATCACCCCTGATAAACAGGACATTATTGATACTGTTTTTAACTTAAAAAAACTTAATATTCCAACCATATTTTTAGTTAATAATTCTGATAAAACTACTATTGTAAAAACCAGACTTGAACCATATGTTAATTTAACCAAACCATTTGATGCTGTTGAAATTAAATACGCAATTGAACTAGCTATCTACAAAAATAAGACTGAAAAATTGCTGGCAAAAAGCGAAAAAGCCCGGATGAAAAGTGAAGAAACTTTTAGCAGTCTTTTCGAAACCATGACTCTGGGCCTGGTTTACCAGGATAGTACTGGTAAAGTAATATCTGCAAATCCAGCAGCAGAAAAAATATTGGGCCTGACCATGGATGAAATGAATGGAAGAACTTCATCTGATCCTCGCTGGAAGAGTATTCATGAAGATGGATCCGCATTTCCTGGTGAAGACCACCCCTCCATGGTGGCTTTAAAAACTGGAAAAAAAGTTAAAAATGTTATTATGGGTATTTTTAACCCTGAAAAAAATGAGAACAACTGGATTAAAATAGATGCCATCCCCCAATTTAAAGAGGGGGAACTCAGACCGTATCAAGTTTACACAACATTTGAAGACATCACATCACGTAAAAAAGCGGAAGATAATCAGAAAACACTTTCCGAACAACTTCAACTTGCTCTAGATGCTGCAAAAATGGGTTGGTGGCATTATGACCCCTTGAACGATATTTCCACCTATGATGACAAATATAAAGAGATTTTCGGGATTAGTGGAAGTGAATGTCCAAATCAGGAGATTCTTAAACTTTTGCATCCTGATGACATTCAAGGTGTCTGGAAAAAGGTAACAAAAGCACTAGATCCTGCCAGACCCCAACCATATTCTGCAGAATATCGTATTTATCGTGATCAGAATATACGGTGGATTGAAGCACATGGAACGGCAACTTTTGAGGGTGAAGGCGACCAAAAACATGCCACCAGCCTCGTTGGTACCGTGGTTGATGTTACTGAACGTAAAGAGATTCAAGAAAATTTAATTGAAAGCAGAAACAAACTCAACACAGTAATAGAGAGTATGAATGATGCGGTATTTGTTTCTGATGTTGATGGAAATTTCATTGACTTCAATGAGGCTTTTGCCACCTTTCATAAGTTCAAAAGCAAAGAAGAAATTTACAGAACACTATCCGAATTCACTGATTATATTGATGTTTATTTTGAAGATGGTACTTTAGCCCCACTGGATATGTGGGCAGTTCCCAGGGCTCTTAGAGGTGAAAAGGTATTCAATGAACGATACATACTTCAAAGGAAAGATACTGGAGAGAAATGGTGGGGTAGTTATAGTTTTGGACCTATAAAGGATGAAAACGGTGAAATCACCGGTTCGGTGGTAGTGGGAAGGGATATAACTGAAATTAAGAAAAATGAAGAAAAATATCAAAATGCCCTGGATAATATGATGGAAGGATGTCAGATTATCAGCCCAGATTGGCGTTATATTTATTTAAACGAAGCCGCTGCCCAACATGCTAAATTAGAAAAAGAAGATTTAATGGGCCACACCATGATGGGGGTGTACCCGGATATAGTTGATACTGAAATGTTCAGTATGCTGAAAGAGGCTATGAAAGAACGCAAATCAGATCAGATGGAAAATTATTTCATTTATCCAGATGGCACCAGCAGGTGGTTTGAACTGCGTGTTTTTCCAGTACCCGAAGGAATTTTCATCCTATCCATTGACATAACTGACCGTAAAAAAGCAGAAAAAAAATTGATTGAAAGTAACAAGTTCAATGAGAATATCATCGATTCAATGGGTGATGGATTTTCTATTTTAGATGTAAATGGAGTGCATTTAAATGTTAATCATGCCCTTTCTCAGATGACTGGATTTTCCCGTGAGGAGTTAATTGGAACCGGACTTCCCCATCCTTACTGGCCTCGAGAAGAAACTCATAAAATTCAGTCTAACCTTGAAAAGGTTTTGAAAGGAAAGTTAAAAGAAGTCGAACTGATTTTTAAAAGGAAAAATGGGGAAAGGTTCCCGGTAATCTTAAGTCCATCCATCCTAACTGATGATGAAGGAAAAATAAGCGCTGTTTTTGGAACTTTAAAGGATATCAGTGAACGTAAAAAGCTCGAAATGGATTTAAAAGAAAGTGAACAGAAGTTTAAAATGGTTGCTGATTTTACTTACGACTGGGAGTACTGGATCAGTCCGGATAAAAGTTTATTATACGTTTCCCCATCATGTGAACGTATTTCAGGTTATAAACCAGAGGAATTCCAGGATGATCCTGAGTTACTGGTGAAAATTACACATCCGGATGATAAAGAAATAATTCTCGAACATGAAAATGAGTTATTCACTGCAAAAATAAATAGTTATATTGAATTCCGGATAATTAGAAAGAATGGTGAAGAAATATGGATCAGCCATAACTGTCAACCGATATTCACGGAAAATGGTGAATTTTTAGGTCGCAGGGCCAGTAACAAAGATATCAACGACCGGAAAAATGCAGAAAATGCTCTAAGTGAGAGTGAACATAAATTCCGAGAGCTGGTAGAAAACGCTGCCGATGCCCTTTTTGTGCATGATTTTAACGGGAATATACTGGATGTTAACAGGCAGGCCATTGAAAGTTTAGGTTATACCAGGGAAGAGTTATTGCAGATGAATATAATGGATATAGAACTGGATTTCAACCTGGAAAACGCCCAGAAAGAATGGTCTAAAATAACAGAAAAACATCTCACTTTATATGGCCATCAGAAACGAAAAAATGGAACTGAATTTCCGGTGGAAATACGCTTTGCTGGAGTTGAAATTAATGATAGAAAGATGATCATGGGTTTAGCTCGTGACATTACCAGTATCAAGAAAGCTGAAAAAAAGTTACGTGAAAGTGAGGAAAAATATCGCTATGTAGTTGAAACTGCATCAGAGGGCATAGTTTTATTTGATAAAAAAGGTACCATTATCGGAACAAATCCTAAAGCATTAAAGTTAACTGGATTTGAGGATGTCACAGGTAAAAACGTGACGCAAATAGCCCCAAAATTAAAAGTAAATTTAAATAAAGCATTATCTGCATTTAAAAATATTTTAATTGGTAAATCAATTCCCTCTGAATGGGAATATGTGAATCGGAAAGGCGAAACAAAATACGTTAAAGCCAATTATAGTCCAATGAAAAAAGATGGGAAAATAGAGGGAATAGTATTAGTACTGGAGGATATCACTGATCTTAAATTAAGAGAAAAAGCATTAAGAGAGAATGAACAGTTTTTGGAGAACATCATTGAAAACATACCCGATGTTATCTTCGTGAAAACTGCAGATGAACTTAAATTTGAAAGGGTTAATAAAGCTGCAGAACGAATTTGGGGTTTTAATAGGGATGAATTGATTGGGAAAACTGATTATGATTTTTTCACCAGGGACGAAGCTGATTTTTACACCAAAAAGGATAGAGAAGTTCTAAACAGGAAGGAACTTCAGGATATTCTCGAAGAAACCATCCACACCAAGAACCAGGGTGAAAGGATATTACACACCAAAAAAATACCACTCCTTGATGAAAAAGGTCACCCCAATTATCTTTTAGGTATTTCTGAGGATATTACTCAACGTAAAATGGCTGAAAGAAAAATTGAAAAGTCATTGGAAGAAAAAGACGATTTATTAAGGGAAATTCACCACCGGGTTAACAACAACATGCAGATCATATCCAGCATGCTCAACCTCCAACGTAGTTATGTTAAGGAAGAAGAGTCGAAAGACATTCTTAAAGATAGTCAAAGTAGGGTTAAGTCCATGGCCATGATTCATGAGAAATTATACATATCTCATGATCTTAGCCATATAAACTTCAAGGAATATGTAGAAAAATTGGTTTCAGAGATTTTTTATACCTATGAAGTTAAAATCGGCACAATTGAACTAATCTTAAATATTGAAGATGTTGAACTGAACATGGAAACTGCAATACCCCTTGGTTTAATCATCAACGAACTGGTGACAAACAGTTTAAAATTCGCATTCCCCCATGAAAATGGTTCAATAACCATTGAACTTGAAATAAATGATAATCACACCTTAACTGTTGCTGATGATGGCATTGGCTTACCCCAAGACTTTGACTTTAAAAAAATTGATTCTCTTGGACTGGATTTGGTAAATAGTTTAGTTAACCAGCTTGATGGTAATATTACAATTGATAGGAGTCATGGGACCAAATACCATATTAACTTTCGTGAGCTGGACTACAGCAAAAGGTTTTAGTCTCTGAAAGTTATCAACACTGCATAAAGAATAGATCACTAAAAAACTGAACTTAAAACACACATAATTATCTATTTTTATTTTTCATTTAATTTTTAATCTAATACTGCTTTTCTGAGCAAATTAAATCTGAATACTACTTTTTCTGAGCAAATTAAATCGGGACAATATTGGTTTGGAAATTTAGTGGTTAAACATCAAACGGTAATATCAAACAGTTAAACATCAAACGGTTAGAGATTAGTGCTTTATTGGTTTTAAAAAATTTATGGAAAACTTTAAATACTTCTTAGACATTTTATTAAATAATGTCATTACATGACATTTATTACGTAAATGTTTATTCAATGACAATTAGTGAAAGTATGTCATTAGAAGTGGTTGGAATGACAATATCCGATAGGAAAGAAAGAGAAAAAGAAATGCGGCGAAAGAATATTATAGATACTGCCGAGAAATTATTCTTTGAAAAAGGCTATGAAAATATTAGCATGGCAGACATAGCTAAAGGAACAGAATTAGGCAGAAGTACTCTATATCTCTATTTTAAAAATAAAAAAGAAATATATCTGGCCATATCCATTAGGGGTACACAGATTCTAAATAAAATGTTCAAAGAGAATTATAATAACGGCAAAACTGGGATTGAAAAAGTCAAAATGCTTTTAGATGCATTTTATAGGTTCTATAAAGAATACCCTGATTATTATGATGTAAACTGGGCTTCATACAAGGTTTCAATTGATCATGATCACCCCCAAATGGAAGAAATAAAAAGAAGCAGAATAGAAGGTTTTTCTTTGTTTGGTAAAGCACTTCAAAAGGGCATGGAAGATGGAACAATTAGATCAGATCTAGATCCAGTAAAAACTAATCTAGTTTTAGCTTCATCCATGCAAAATGTATTCAATCTGCCCCCAACAATCAAAATGCATATGAAAAATAATG
The sequence above is a segment of the Methanobacterium formicicum DSM 3637 genome. Coding sequences within it:
- a CDS encoding PAS domain S-box protein encodes the protein MTDVEIFLVGDDAVEVMDTKRILESFDYSVSYMAGEGEEVINKALEIMPDLILMDLITPDKQDIIDTVFNLKKLNIPTIFLVNNSDKTTIVKTRLEPYVNLTKPFDAVEIKYAIELAIYKNKTEKLLAKSEKARMKSEETFSSLFETMTLGLVYQDSTGKVISANPAAEKILGLTMDEMNGRTSSDPRWKSIHEDGSAFPGEDHPSMVALKTGKKVKNVIMGIFNPEKNENNWIKIDAIPQFKEGELRPYQVYTTFEDITSRKKAEDNQKTLSEQLQLALDAAKMGWWHYDPLNDISTYDDKYKEIFGISGSECPNQEILKLLHPDDIQGVWKKVTKALDPARPQPYSAEYRIYRDQNIRWIEAHGTATFEGEGDQKHATSLVGTVVDVTERKEIQENLIESRNKLNTVIESMNDAVFVSDVDGNFIDFNEAFATFHKFKSKEEIYRTLSEFTDYIDVYFEDGTLAPLDMWAVPRALRGEKVFNERYILQRKDTGEKWWGSYSFGPIKDENGEITGSVVVGRDITEIKKNEEKYQNALDNMMEGCQIISPDWRYIYLNEAAAQHAKLEKEDLMGHTMMGVYPDIVDTEMFSMLKEAMKERKSDQMENYFIYPDGTSRWFELRVFPVPEGIFILSIDITDRKKAEKKLIESNKFNENIIDSMGDGFSILDVNGVHLNVNHALSQMTGFSREELIGTGLPHPYWPREETHKIQSNLEKVLKGKLKEVELIFKRKNGERFPVILSPSILTDDEGKISAVFGTLKDISERKKLEMDLKESEQKFKMVADFTYDWEYWISPDKSLLYVSPSCERISGYKPEEFQDDPELLVKITHPDDKEIILEHENELFTAKINSYIEFRIIRKNGEEIWISHNCQPIFTENGEFLGRRASNKDINDRKNAENALSESEHKFRELVENAADALFVHDFNGNILDVNRQAIESLGYTREELLQMNIMDIELDFNLENAQKEWSKITEKHLTLYGHQKRKNGTEFPVEIRFAGVEINDRKMIMGLARDITSIKKAEKKLRESEEKYRYVVETASEGIVLFDKKGTIIGTNPKALKLTGFEDVTGKNVTQIAPKLKVNLNKALSAFKNILIGKSIPSEWEYVNRKGETKYVKANYSPMKKDGKIEGIVLVLEDITDLKLREKALRENEQFLENIIENIPDVIFVKTADELKFERVNKAAERIWGFNRDELIGKTDYDFFTRDEADFYTKKDREVLNRKELQDILEETIHTKNQGERILHTKKIPLLDEKGHPNYLLGISEDITQRKMAERKIEKSLEEKDDLLREIHHRVNNNMQIISSMLNLQRSYVKEEESKDILKDSQSRVKSMAMIHEKLYISHDLSHINFKEYVEKLVSEIFYTYEVKIGTIELILNIEDVELNMETAIPLGLIINELVTNSLKFAFPHENGSITIELEINDNHTLTVADDGIGLPQDFDFKKIDSLGLDLVNSLVNQLDGNITIDRSHGTKYHINFRELDYSKRF
- a CDS encoding sodium:proton antiporter gives rise to the protein MEFQHVAFSVAIIILLGLLSSKIFKKVKLPGLLGMLFLGIIIGPYGFNLIDNAILNISGDLRAIALIIILLRAGFGIHMEGLRKVGMSAVKMSFIPDLMEGLTVMFVSCYLMGFSLVDAGMLGFIIAAASPAVIVPQMLSFIKRRMGTQKEIPLIILTGASVDNVLSITLFSIFAGMYGSQHVNYLMTFLSIPLQFALGILFGLITAVILIFVFKRFNIRNTEKTLIILASAILLKNLGDVLSSMVPIAALIGVMVIGFVILEKMPELGMEISSKLDKIWIFAEILLFVLVGAQVNIQLAASFAVVGLAIILIGLTARSAGVYLSLMGSKLNLREKIFCIIAYTPKATVQAAIGAIPLSMGVATGPEILAIAVIAILFTAPLGAWGVNWYGEKVLKPNE
- a CDS encoding TetR/AcrR family transcriptional regulator, which gives rise to MSLEVVGMTISDRKEREKEMRRKNIIDTAEKLFFEKGYENISMADIAKGTELGRSTLYLYFKNKKEIYLAISIRGTQILNKMFKENYNNGKTGIEKVKMLLDAFYRFYKEYPDYYDVNWASYKVSIDHDHPQMEEIKRSRIEGFSLFGKALQKGMEDGTIRSDLDPVKTNLVLASSMQNVFNLPPTIKMHMKNNDLTQEELIEYTVDMMVHSLKNNNS
- a CDS encoding MFS transporter; translated protein: MSSSPYKWGVVLIACMAIFIIVLDSSAMNVAISTLVVELNTSLSVIQSIIALYALIIASFMLLGSKIQDILGRRKTFLIGLIIYASGTITATLSINAGMLLLGWAVLEGIGAAMILPATTTLVGASYKGKDKVTAFGIWGGIAAVGAAVGPIVGGVFTTYLSWRLVFGSELVFVVIILLFRHYLTESKPTLKWKDLDIVGALLSIVSLILIVLGILLLTKPQNWEYVSVLIGSGAVLFVVFLWWERRRIKKGMEPLSDISLLKNRVFGLGNLNSVIQQIPLAGFLFIIPVFLQQVTKLSAFDTGLALLPASITILVFSLIGAKLSSSLESKYIIMVGFLIAAGGTYILGGVFNINTQIIDLVPGTVVFGVGVGLLLSQLTNITMSAAGDDQETDASGLLNCFKNLGYSLGTALIGVLLLLGIFGGLTSGIETAGVASNMSTQEIQEGLIGYVEKMQTGTPSIPPELVPYSAQIIDSSISSAMKQTFTVLSLILLLGFITSIFLPSKKKAG